From one Pempheris klunzingeri isolate RE-2024b chromosome 9, fPemKlu1.hap1, whole genome shotgun sequence genomic stretch:
- the LOC139207671 gene encoding protocadherin gamma-A8-like, giving the protein MDFLKTKRTSLDWRVSIFLFCVVAVVSGQIRYSIPEEMRKGLFVGDVAKDLGLDVKRLVSGRARLVIDDEIQYVALNQNKGHMVVNERIDREKLCAKKSPCSFSLEIVLEDPLELSNVTVKILIQDQNDNPPQVLYPVQTGGSLVDEMVPRSADVGYLVTKVVAVDVDSGQNAWLSYKVQKATDRALFEVGSQNGEIRTIRQVTDKDAVRQRLTVIVEDNGQPSRSATVIVNVAVADSFPEVLSEFTDFTHDKEYNDNLTFYLVLALAVVSFLFITCVVVIISVKIYRWRQSRILYHSNLPVIPYYPPRYSDTLGTGTLQHVYNYEVCRTTDSRKSDIKYAQPMSQSLVSVDDAGTETLQNRGQSSAVSHTSTLRHKGAQIRYSIPEEMKKGSLVGNVAQDFGLDLKRLRSGRARIVTGENIQYTELKIDKGILVVKERIDREQLCGDVTPCSFAFEILLEKPMELHPVTIEVNVTVKVLIQDQNDNPPQVLYPVQTGGSLVDEMVPRSADVGYLVTKVVAVDVDSGQNAWLSYKVQKATDRALFEVGSQNGEIRTIRQVTDKDAVRQRLTVIVEDNGQPSRSATVIVNVAVADSFPEVLSEFTDFTHDKEYNDNLTFYLVLALAVVSFLFITCVVVIISVKIYRWRQSRILYHSNLPVIPYYPPRYSDTLGTGTLQHVYNYEVCRTTDSRKSDCKFGRAGSQNVLIMEPSSTGTMQRIQSEKSILDEPDSPLEVS; this is encoded by the exons ATGGATTTCCTGAAGACCAAAAGGACTTCATTGGATTGGAGGgtctccatttttcttttctgtgttgttgctgtggttagCGGACAAATCCGTTATTCTATAccagaggagatgaggaaaggGCTGTTTGTGGGAGACGTTGCAAAAGACCTGGGTTTGGATGTAAAAAGGTTGGTTTCTGGTCGTGCTCGTCTTGTTATAGACGATGAAATCCAGTACGTCGCGCTGAACCAGAACAAAGGACATATGGTTGTCAATGAAAGAATCGACAGAGAAAAATTGTGCGCCAAGAAATCACCCTGTAGCTTTAGTCTAGAGATTGTCCTCGAAGATCCACTTGAACT TAGTAATGTGACGGTGAAAAtactgatccaggaccagaacGACAACCCCCCTCAGGTTCTGTACCCAGTCCAGACTGGAGGCTCTCTGGTGGATGAGATGGTGCCTCGTTCAGCAGATGTGGGCTACCTGGTGACTAAAGTggtggctgtggatgtggactctGGACAGAATGCCTGGCTCTCCTATAAAGTgcagaaagccacagacagggcgCTGTTTGAAGTGGGCTCACAGAACGGAGAAATCAGAACTATCCGCCAAGTGACTGATAAAgatgctgtgagacaaagactgactgtgatagTGGAGGACAACGGGCAGCCCTCTCGTTCAGCTACAGTCATTGTTAACGTGGCGGTGGCGGACAGCTTCCCTGAAGTGCTGTCggagttcactgactttactcACGACAAGGAGTACAACGACAACCTGACTTTTTACTTAGTGTTGGCTCTGGCTgtagtttccttcctcttcatcacgtgtgtggtggttattatctcagtgaaaatctacagatggagacagtCTCGCATCCTGTATCACTCCAACCTGCCTGTGATTCCATATTATCCACCACGTTACTCAGACACTTTGGGGACAGGGACTCTCCAACACGTGTACAACTACGAGGTGTGCAGGACGACTGACTCCAGAAAGAGTGACATCAAATATGCTCAGCCAATGAGTCAAAGTTTGGTTAGTGTGGATGACGCTGGAACTGAAACTCTGCAGAATAGGGGGCAGTCATCAGCAGTATCTCACACGTCTACTCTG AGACACAAAG GTGCGCAGATCCGGTATTCGATCCcagaggagatgaaaaaagGGTCCCTTGTTGGTAACGTTGCACAAGACTTTGGTCTGGATCTGAAAAGGCTCCGTTCTGGCCGGGCCCGTATCGTGACCGGAGAAAACATCCAGTACACCGAGCTGAAAATAGACAAAGGGATTCTAGTCGTCAAAGAGAGAATCGACCGAGAGCAGCTGTGTGGAGACGTAACACCGTGCAGTTTTGCCTTTGAGATTTTACTGGAAAAACCAATGGAGTTGCACCCTGTGACTATAGAAGT TAATGTGACGGTGAAAGtactgatccaggaccagaacGACAACCCCCCTCAGGTTCTGTACCCAGTCCAGACTGGAGGCTCTCTGGTGGATGAGATGGTGCCTCGTTCAGCAGATGTGGGCTACCTGGTGACTAAAGTggtggctgtggatgtggactctGGACAGAATGCCTGGCTCTCCTATAAAGTgcagaaagccacagacagggcgCTGTTTGAAGTGGGCTCACAGAACGGAGAAATCAGAACTATCCGCCAAGTGACTGATAAAgatgctgtgagacaaagactgactgtgatagTGGAGGACAACGGGCAGCCCTCTCGTTCAGCTACAGTCATTGTTAACGTGGCGGTGGCGGACAGCTTCCCTGAAGTGCTGTCggagttcactgactttactcACGACAAGGAGTACAACGACAACCTGACTTTTTACTTAGTGTTGGCTCTGGCTgtagtttccttcctcttcatcacgtgtgtggtggttattatctcagtgaaaatctacagatggagacagtCTCGCATCCTGTATCACTCCAACCTGCCTGTGATTCCATATTATCCACCACGTTACTCAGACACTTTGGGGACAGGGACTCTCCAACACGTGTACAACTACGAGGTGTGCAGGACGACTGACTCCAGAAAGAGTGACTGTAAGTTCGGCAGAGCTGGTAGTCAGAACGTGCTGATTATGGAGCCCAGTTCAACAGGGACGATGCAGCGGATACAGAGTGAGAAGAGCATCCTGGATGAACCAGACTCTCCTCTAGAGGTGAGTTAA
- the LOC139207672 gene encoding protocadherin beta-15-like: MKELQLVVKAQDGGSPPLSSNVTVKVLIQDQNDNPPQVLYPVQTGGSLVDEMVPRSADVGYLVTKVVAVDVDSGQNAWLSYKVQKATDRALFEVGSQNGEIRTIRQVTDKDAVRQRLTVIVEDNGQPSRSATVIVNVAVADSFPEVLSEFTDFTHDKEYNDNLTFYLVLALAVVSFLFITCVVVIISVKIYRWRQSRILYHSNLPVIPYYPPRYSDTLGTGTLQHVYNYEVCRTTDSRKSDCKFGRAGSQNVLIMEPSSTGTMQRIQSEKNILDEPDSPLESVYKATVMENAPRVNAESGVIHAVRSFDYEQIKKLVFVVKAQDGGSPPLSSNVTVKVLIQDQNDNPPQVLYPVQTGGSLVDEMVPRSADVGYLVTKVVAVDVDSGQNAWLSYKVQKATDRALFEVGSQNGEIRTIRQVTDKDAVRQRLTVIVEDNGQPSRSATVIVNVAVADSFPEVLSEFTDFTHDKEYNDNLTFYLVLALAVVSFLFITCVVVIISVKIYRWRQSRILYHSNLPVIPYYPPRYSDTLGTGTLQHVYNYEVCRTTDSRKSDCKFGRAGSQNVLIMEPSSTGTMQRIQSEKSILDEPDSPLEVS; the protein is encoded by the exons ATGAAAGAGCTTCAGCTAGTAGTCAAAGCGCAGGATGGAGGCTCCCCTCCACTCAGTAGTAATGTGACCGTGAAAGtactgatccaggaccagaacGACAACCCCCCTCAGGTTCTGTACCCAGTCCAGACTGGAGGCTCTCTGGTGGATGAGATGGTGCCTCGTTCAGCAGATGTGGGCTACCTGGTGACTAAAGTggtggctgtggatgtggactctGGACAGAATGCCTGGCTCTCCTATAAAGTgcagaaagccacagacagggcgCTGTTTGAAGTGGGCTCACAGAACGGAGAAATCAGAACTATCCGCCAAGTGACTGATAAAgatgctgtgagacaaagactgactgtgatagTGGAGGACAACGGGCAGCCCTCTCGTTCAGCTACAGTCATTGTTAACGTGGCGGTGGCGGACAGCTTCCCTGAAGTGCTGTCggagttcactgactttactcACGACAAGGAGTACAACGACAACCTGACTTTTTACTTAGTGTTGGCTCTGGCTgtagtttccttcctcttcatcacgtgtgtggtggttattatctcagtgaaaatctacagatggagacagtCTCGCATCCTGTATCACTCCAACCTGCCCGTGATTCCATATTATCCACCACGTTACTCAGACACTTTGGGGACAGGGACTCTCCAACACGTGTACAACTACGAGGTGTGCAGGACGACTGACTCCAGAAAGAGTGACTGTAAGTTCGGCAGAGCTGGTAGTCAGAACGTGTTGATAATGGAGCCCAGTTCAACAGGGACGATGCAGCGGATACAGAGTGAGAAGAACATCCTGGATGAACCAGACTCTCCTCTAGAG TCAGTCTACAAGGCCACTGTAATGGAAAATGCCCCAAGAG TTAATGCAGAAAGTGGAGTGATACACGCAGTGCGCTCATTTGATTATGAGCAGATAAAAAAGCTGGTTTTCGTCGTCAAGGCGCAGGATGGAGGCTCCCCTCCACTCAGTAGTAATGTGACAGTGAAAGtactgatccaggaccagaacGACAACCCCCCTCAGGTTCTGTACCCAGTCCAGACTGGAGGCTCTCTGGTGGATGAGATGGTGCCTCGTTCAGCAGATGTGGGCTACCTGGTGACTAAAGTggtggctgtggatgtggactctGGACAGAATGCCTGGCTCTCCTATAAAGTgcagaaagccacagacagggcgCTGTTTGAAGTGGGCTCACAGAACGGAGAAATCAGAACTATCCGCCAAGTGACTGATAAAgatgctgtgagacaaagactgactgtgatagTGGAGGACAACGGGCAGCCCTCTCGTTCAGCTACAGTCATTGTTAACGTGGCGGTGGCGGACAGCTTCCCTGAAGTGCTGTCggagttcactgactttactcACGACAAGGAGTACAACGACAACCTGACTTTTTACTTAGTGTTGGCTCTGGCTgtagtttccttcctcttcatcacgtgtgtggtggttattatctcagtgaaaatctacagatggagacagtCTCGCATCCTGTATCACTCCAACCTGCCTGTGATTCCATATTATCCACCACGTTACTCAGACACTTTGGGGACAGGGACTCTCCAACACGTGTACAACTACGAGGTGTGCAGGACGACTGACTCCAGAAAGAGTGACTGTAAGTTCGGCAGAGCTGGTAGTCAGAACGTGCTGATAATGGAGCCCAGTTCAACAGGGACGATGCAGCGGATACAGAGTGAGAAGAGCATCCTGGATGAACCAGACTCTCCTCTAGAGGTTAGTTAA